In Leptospiraceae bacterium, one DNA window encodes the following:
- a CDS encoding DUF4254 domain-containing protein — protein sequence MELNANNIIKIFQESILAWHKNEEEAKNPFQEESLEFKLFKKNQIDTIQWHVEDEIRRPDIEDKEIVRFKRKIDALNQERTDTVEWLDDYLVKKFESVSKNPNAKMNSETPAWLIDRMSILELKIYHMTEETKRKDVSPSHIETCQKKLEILLDQRKDMTGCLDDLFIDLKNGVKYIKVYRQMKMYNDKNLNPALYKKK from the coding sequence ATGGAATTAAACGCAAATAATATAATAAAAATATTTCAAGAATCAATCTTGGCTTGGCATAAGAATGAAGAAGAGGCAAAAAATCCGTTTCAAGAGGAGAGCCTTGAGTTTAAGCTTTTTAAGAAAAATCAAATAGACACTATTCAATGGCATGTTGAAGATGAGATTCGTCGCCCTGATATCGAAGACAAGGAAATCGTACGATTCAAAAGAAAAATTGATGCATTAAATCAGGAAAGAACAGACACAGTAGAATGGTTGGATGACTATCTTGTAAAAAAATTTGAATCTGTTTCTAAAAATCCAAATGCAAAAATGAATTCCGAGACTCCTGCTTGGTTAATTGACAGAATGAGTATTCTTGAGTTGAAAATTTATCACATGACGGAAGAAACTAAAAGAAAAGATGTCTCTCCTTCTCATATTGAAACTTGCCAGAAGAAATTAGAAATTCTATTGGATCAAAGAAAAGATATGACAGGGTGCCTTGACGATTTGTTTATTGACCTGAAAAATGGAGTCAAATATATAAAGGTGTATAGACAAATGAAAATGTACAACGACAAGAATTTAAACCCGGCTCTGTACAAAAAGAAATAA
- a CDS encoding alpha/beta fold hydrolase, with protein MKNKKIFIIGILVAVLIALPFLMDREVMELNDEIRKNKSGNFISLSDGVVHYELGGSQKGELVVLVHGFTMPSFVYDNIFRALVDSGFQVLRYDLYGRGLSDRPKIPNNTDLFDRQLVELLEKLKIQKQFKLIGSSMGGIVVCEFAVRHPEKVKSVVFISPAGFPLKIPFAGKLVKLPYVGEYVMKTFGDISLMKGTSTSFEKPDAWKKFQVQFEEQFLYKGFKYSILSSLRNMPFGTHKETFRRLGKLKIPTLLVWGKNDKVVPYSSSEVAMEVMPKADFFSIADAGHTPHYDTPEKVIPRIIEFLKNRK; from the coding sequence ATGAAAAATAAAAAAATTTTTATTATAGGGATCTTAGTTGCCGTATTGATAGCTCTTCCATTTCTTATGGATCGAGAAGTTATGGAATTAAATGATGAGATTCGTAAAAACAAGTCGGGCAACTTTATTTCTCTTAGCGATGGGGTAGTTCATTATGAGCTTGGCGGCTCTCAAAAAGGGGAACTCGTAGTGCTGGTGCATGGATTTACTATGCCTTCGTTTGTGTATGATAATATATTTCGTGCGTTAGTTGATTCTGGTTTTCAAGTTTTGCGTTACGATCTTTACGGTAGAGGTTTATCCGACAGACCAAAAATTCCAAACAATACCGATTTGTTTGACAGACAGTTAGTAGAGCTTTTAGAAAAATTGAAAATCCAAAAACAATTTAAACTAATAGGCTCGTCTATGGGAGGGATAGTTGTGTGCGAGTTTGCAGTGAGGCACCCCGAAAAAGTAAAAAGCGTTGTATTTATTTCTCCTGCCGGTTTTCCTCTTAAAATTCCTTTTGCAGGGAAGCTGGTCAAACTTCCTTACGTGGGTGAGTATGTAATGAAAACATTTGGAGATATTTCTCTAATGAAAGGAACTTCTACCAGTTTTGAAAAACCTGACGCTTGGAAGAAATTTCAAGTTCAATTTGAAGAGCAATTTCTCTACAAGGGATTTAAGTATTCGATTCTTTCTTCACTCCGAAACATGCCTTTTGGTACGCATAAAGAAACTTTTCGCAGGCTGGGGAAACTGAAAATTCCCACTTTACTTGTGTGGGGAAAAAATGATAAAGTGGTTCCGTATTCGAGTAGTGAGGTTGCAATGGAAGTTATGCCAAAGGCTGATTTTTTTTCAATTGCCGATGCGGGACATACTCCTCACTACGATACTCCTGAAAAAGTAATTCCAAGGATTATAGAATTTCTAAAAAATAGAAAATGA
- a CDS encoding ABC-2 family transporter protein, protein MTYLKFISNAFQRSLAYKLEYYTGLFNAFLYIFIFTSVWKTVAKESPNFLGGWKGEKLVEYAILSTLIKVSFGRNDSLVSNKIKTGDIVYDFLKPYNFVLMYFSDSVGVSLFQFFARAIPLLIFSIFFFGIVPDLNWISICKFIPIYIFSFILFTLFGFFISILSFFFTETFSFWILYSALVTLLSGSVIPVNLFPEGWLKFVSLTPFPYLYYFPTAILIQSPIQFTYQELFLNYIIQISVLFVIILVIYSFGKKKVEFAGG, encoded by the coding sequence TTGACGTATTTAAAATTTATATCAAATGCTTTCCAGCGATCTTTGGCTTATAAGTTAGAATACTACACCGGACTATTTAACGCATTTTTGTATATTTTTATATTCACTTCAGTATGGAAAACAGTTGCTAAGGAAAGTCCTAATTTTCTGGGCGGTTGGAAAGGAGAAAAATTAGTAGAGTACGCAATTCTTTCTACACTTATCAAGGTTTCTTTTGGAAGAAACGATAGTCTCGTCTCCAATAAGATAAAAACAGGCGATATAGTGTATGATTTTTTGAAACCATATAACTTTGTATTGATGTATTTTTCTGATAGCGTTGGGGTGAGCCTTTTTCAATTTTTTGCAAGAGCGATTCCTCTACTTATATTTTCGATATTCTTTTTTGGGATAGTGCCTGATTTAAACTGGATAAGTATCTGCAAATTTATACCGATATATATTTTTTCTTTTATTTTGTTTACTTTGTTTGGTTTTTTCATTTCTATTCTTAGTTTTTTCTTTACTGAAACCTTTAGTTTTTGGATTCTATATAGTGCACTTGTTACACTCCTTTCGGGTAGTGTGATCCCCGTAAACCTATTCCCTGAAGGCTGGTTGAAGTTTGTATCGCTAACTCCTTTCCCTTATCTATACTATTTTCCTACAGCAATTTTGATTCAGTCTCCAATTCAATTTACCTATCAAGAATTATTTCTCAATTATATAATTCAAATTTCTGTACTATTTGTTATTATTTTAGTCATTTATTCATTTGGAAAAAAGAAAGTTGAATTTGCAGGAGGATAG
- a CDS encoding ATP-binding cassette domain-containing protein, protein MIQVKNLTKHFILKKRKSGFFGSVKALFSAEREVIRAVDDVSFRIKKGELVGYIGPNGAGKSTTIKMLTGILTPSHGEILIDGLNPSKNRKENAFQIGVVFGQRTQLWWDLPVEESFDLLKSIYKIDEKLFKKRLEFFFDLLGLEEFYKQQARKLSLGQRMKADIAASLIHSPKVLFLDEPTIGLDLIVKEKVRNFIQKINFEDKVTIILTTHDVGDIEYLANRIIVLDKGKIGYDGNISNFNKLLGNESVVNLHFQTPVKNINFPKPFRVKEKISDTQYKIIIPEKEPLSSLLSFLQKKRIKIQEIQKQNPDLGLAIKKMYSGKEEL, encoded by the coding sequence ATGATTCAGGTAAAAAATTTAACCAAGCACTTTATCCTAAAAAAAAGAAAATCCGGATTCTTTGGCTCAGTTAAGGCTCTTTTTTCAGCCGAAAGAGAAGTTATCCGAGCAGTTGACGATGTTTCCTTCCGGATAAAAAAAGGTGAGCTTGTAGGTTACATCGGACCCAATGGTGCCGGTAAATCTACTACAATAAAAATGCTCACAGGGATACTCACTCCCTCTCATGGTGAAATTCTAATAGACGGGCTCAACCCATCTAAAAATAGAAAAGAAAATGCTTTTCAAATAGGCGTGGTCTTTGGTCAAAGAACACAGTTGTGGTGGGATCTTCCAGTGGAGGAGTCATTTGATTTGTTAAAGTCTATTTACAAAATAGATGAAAAACTTTTTAAAAAGAGGTTGGAATTCTTTTTTGATCTACTTGGCTTGGAGGAGTTTTACAAGCAGCAAGCAAGAAAACTTTCTTTAGGACAGAGAATGAAAGCAGATATAGCAGCGAGCTTGATCCATTCTCCAAAGGTTTTGTTTTTAGACGAGCCGACTATCGGGTTGGATTTAATAGTAAAAGAAAAAGTTCGGAACTTCATTCAAAAGATTAATTTTGAAGACAAGGTAACTATCATTCTTACTACCCACGATGTAGGGGATATTGAATATCTTGCAAATAGGATCATCGTACTCGATAAAGGTAAAATAGGTTACGACGGAAATATTTCTAACTTCAATAAGCTACTCGGAAATGAGTCTGTGGTAAATCTTCATTTTCAAACTCCCGTAAAAAATATAAATTTCCCGAAACCTTTTAGGGTAAAAGAAAAAATTTCTGACACTCAATATAAAATAATCATCCCGGAAAAAGAGCCTCTATCTTCACTTTTAAGTTTTTTACAAAAGAAAAGAATCAAAATTCAAGAAATCCAAAAACAAAATCCTGACTTGGGACTTGCAATTAAGAAAATGTATTCTGGGAAAGAAGAACTTTGA
- the mnmH gene encoding tRNA 2-selenouridine(34) synthase MnmH — protein sequence MIYNSKFKQIEEIFNNNKTEIVIIDVRSENEFLEDHIPLAINMPVLTNLERAEVGTLYKSNSFEARQLGARIISKNLPKILAQIEEISEKTNRKAGHSGKPNIEFVIYCWRGGMRSRSLFTVMDLIGYKAKLIDGGYKTYRKKINEYFLSEKIPECVTIYGPSGSGKSEILKILNEKKFKVLPLETFANHKGSILGGDFLMQPSQKKFESKIYFFLNHYSCNTYGSKIIVEGESRNIGKLTIPEKLFQKVLIGENIWIELPIEERAKRLSEEYVENIEILIKKVELLKKYISSDITVKIIECLKKEDRFHAAYLLLEHHYDVFYKKNSPERSSKRKYKAVFQEKTFGELKKCVVSYFENTIQRSL from the coding sequence TTGATTTACAATTCTAAATTTAAACAAATAGAAGAAATTTTTAACAACAACAAAACAGAAATAGTAATCATTGATGTTCGTAGCGAAAATGAATTTTTAGAAGACCATATCCCACTTGCAATCAATATGCCTGTGCTTACGAATTTAGAGAGAGCCGAAGTCGGCACTCTCTACAAATCCAATTCGTTTGAAGCAAGACAACTCGGCGCAAGAATAATTTCAAAAAATCTGCCGAAAATTTTAGCTCAAATCGAAGAGATTTCAGAAAAGACTAATAGAAAGGCCGGCCATTCCGGCAAACCGAATATAGAGTTTGTAATCTATTGTTGGAGAGGTGGTATGAGGTCAAGGTCGCTTTTTACTGTTATGGATCTGATTGGTTACAAGGCTAAATTAATTGACGGTGGATACAAAACCTATAGAAAAAAAATAAACGAATATTTCCTAAGCGAAAAAATTCCAGAATGCGTAACTATCTATGGACCAAGTGGTTCTGGAAAATCAGAGATATTAAAGATTTTGAACGAAAAGAAATTTAAAGTTCTTCCCTTAGAAACATTTGCAAATCATAAAGGCTCAATTCTGGGTGGAGATTTTTTAATGCAACCTTCACAAAAAAAATTTGAATCAAAAATATATTTTTTCTTAAACCATTATTCTTGCAACACTTATGGTTCCAAAATAATTGTTGAAGGAGAGAGCAGAAATATCGGCAAACTGACTATACCGGAAAAACTTTTTCAAAAAGTTCTAATCGGGGAAAATATTTGGATAGAGCTACCGATTGAAGAAAGAGCCAAAAGACTGTCAGAAGAATACGTTGAGAATATAGAAATTTTAATTAAAAAGGTTGAACTGCTGAAAAAATATATCAGTAGTGACATCACAGTAAAAATAATCGAATGTTTAAAAAAAGAAGACCGATTTCACGCGGCCTACTTACTTCTTGAGCATCACTACGATGTGTTTTATAAAAAAAATTCACCAGAAAGATCGAGTAAAAGAAAATACAAAGCGGTCTTTCAAGAGAAAACTTTTGGTGAACTTAAAAAATGTGTTGTTTCCTATTTTGAAAATACAATTCAAAGATCTTTATAA
- the proC gene encoding pyrroline-5-carboxylate reductase, whose translation MEKVGVIGLGNMGSAIFHSIKNDFKTSVYDPFQNIQGVSQEENISTLSNKSDIIIVSVKPDKVFEVLKEIQSPKILISIAAGVTISDLQKNSYPESQIVRAMPNLPLTVKEGCIAYFGNKEAYPIVQKIFQNSGIVMELGSEKNLDAFTGLAGSGPAFVFTFIQSLAEGGVKSGLTYSDSLKAAIQTVKGSVKLLENEIDKFPQTHPYTLRNKVTSPGGTTIYGLDSLEKGNFSHSIISAVYKAYKRAVEIGKK comes from the coding sequence ATGGAAAAAGTTGGAGTTATAGGGCTCGGAAATATGGGATCTGCAATTTTTCATTCGATAAAGAATGATTTTAAAACATCAGTGTACGATCCATTTCAAAATATCCAAGGAGTTTCACAAGAGGAAAACATCTCCACTCTCTCAAACAAATCGGATATAATTATAGTTTCCGTAAAACCGGATAAGGTATTTGAAGTTTTAAAAGAAATCCAATCTCCAAAAATTTTAATTTCAATTGCGGCAGGAGTTACAATTTCTGACTTACAAAAAAATTCATACCCAGAATCTCAAATTGTAAGAGCAATGCCCAATCTTCCATTGACCGTAAAAGAAGGCTGTATTGCCTATTTTGGAAACAAAGAGGCTTATCCTATTGTACAAAAAATTTTCCAGAACTCAGGAATTGTAATGGAACTTGGAAGCGAAAAAAATTTAGACGCATTCACAGGGCTTGCCGGATCCGGTCCTGCTTTTGTTTTTACGTTTATACAATCTCTCGCTGAAGGTGGAGTAAAATCAGGCCTCACTTATTCGGATTCATTAAAAGCAGCGATCCAAACTGTAAAAGGTAGCGTGAAATTATTGGAAAATGAAATTGATAAATTTCCACAAACCCACCCTTACACTTTGAGAAATAAAGTGACCTCTCCGGGTGGAACTACAATTTATGGTTTAGACTCTTTAGAGAAAGGGAACTTCTCCCATAGCATAATATCGGCAGTGTATAAGGCTTATAAAAGAGCTGTAGAGATCGGCAAAAAATAG
- a CDS encoding YggS family pyridoxal phosphate-dependent enzyme — MSYIVENYKKVLEEIHSSKSTPSPILIAVSKKQTLESIREAIQGGITIFGENKIQEGIEKFSKLKDEGFDFELHHIGPLQTGNLRKLFGLFSYTHGVTSESSLKELLKEALKRKQPIRYFLEANLTDESSKSGFNRNALVETLKKISTFQNEYCIFEGLMTMGPTNEDPTITRNVFKDLNSIRKDFCPDSKCSMGMSGDYKIAIEEGSNFVRIGTLIFGKRSY; from the coding sequence ATGAGCTATATAGTAGAAAATTATAAGAAAGTATTAGAAGAAATCCATTCTTCAAAGTCTACACCTTCTCCGATTTTGATTGCAGTATCAAAAAAACAAACCTTAGAGTCGATACGCGAAGCGATTCAAGGCGGAATAACAATTTTTGGTGAAAATAAAATTCAAGAAGGAATTGAGAAATTTTCTAAGCTAAAAGACGAAGGCTTTGATTTCGAACTTCATCATATAGGGCCCTTGCAAACCGGTAACTTGCGTAAACTATTTGGTTTGTTTTCTTATACTCACGGAGTCACGAGTGAATCATCATTAAAAGAATTACTAAAAGAAGCACTAAAAAGAAAACAGCCAATCCGATATTTTCTGGAAGCCAATCTTACTGATGAATCTTCAAAATCAGGATTCAACAGAAATGCGTTAGTCGAAACTCTAAAAAAAATCTCTACTTTCCAAAATGAGTATTGTATTTTTGAAGGTCTAATGACTATGGGACCTACCAATGAAGACCCAACAATTACACGAAATGTATTCAAGGACTTGAATTCTATAAGAAAAGATTTTTGCCCTGATTCAAAATGCTCGATGGGAATGAGTGGAGATTATAAGATTGCTATAGAAGAAGGTAGTAATTTTGTAAGAATTGGAACTCTTATATTCGGGAAAAGGAGTTACTAA